A genomic segment from Takifugu rubripes chromosome 20, fTakRub1.2, whole genome shotgun sequence encodes:
- the ddr2a gene encoding discoidin domain-containing receptor 2 isoform X2, with protein MKHLRHLHLLLLVLHLLAAARSQVNPGVCRYPLGMSGGQIQDEDISASSQWSESTAARYGRLDFEEGDGAWCPEITVEPDNLKEFLQIDLRSLHFITLVGTQGRHAGGIGNEFAQMYKIKYSRDGSRWISWRNRQGEQVIEGNRNTYDIVLKDLEPPIIARFVRFMPVTDHSMNVCMRVELYGCEWLDGLVSYNAPAGEQMNLPSFPVYVNDSVYDGAVTHSMTEGLGQLTDGVFGLDDFTSSHVYKAWPGYDYVGWSNESFPGGYVEIMFEFDRIRNFTTMKVHCSNMFSHHVKAFRQVLCHFRSESDWEPSPLLFSPAVDEENPSARFVTVSLANHMASAIKCQFYFADTWMLFSEITFQSDTAMYNTTLAPPKAGLPPNIPPDDPTHKVDDSNTRILIGCLVAIIFILVAIIVIMLWRQVWQKMLEKASRRMLDDELITSLSIQSETFVYNHNQSSAASEQESNSPYERIFPLGSDYQEPSRFISKLPEFAQTSEEAASTSAAASKSTTATVAQDGVPHYAEADVVNLQGVTGSNTYAIPALTMDLLSGKDVAVEEFPRKMLTFKEKLGEGQFGEVHLCEAEGMQKFMDKEFLFDVPEDQLVLVAVKMLRSDANKNARSDFLKEIKIMSRLKDPNIIRLLAVCICSDPLCMITEYMENGDLNQFLSRHEPEGQLALISNAPTVSFSNLCYMAAQIASGMKYLSSLNFVHRDLATRNCLVGKNFTIKIADFGMSRNLYSGDYYRIQGRAVLPIRWMSWESILLGKFTTASDVWAFGVTLWEILNFCKEQPYSQLTDEQVIENTGEFFRDQKRQIYLPQPGLCPDSLYKMMLSCWRRNTKERPSFQEIHRALLE; from the exons ATGAAGCACCTGCGgcatcttcacctcctcctgctggtccTTCACCTGTTGGCAGCGGCGAGGTCGCAGGTCAACCCAG gtgtgtgtcGCTATCCTCTGGGCATGTCCGGAGGACAGATACAGGACGAGGACATCTCTGCTTCCAGTCAGTGGTCTGAATCCACGGCTGCTCGATACGGCAG GTTGGACTTCGAGGAGGGCGATGGCGCGTGGTGTCCAGAGATAACAGTGGAGCCGGACAACCTGAAGGAGTTCCTCCAGATCGACCTGCGCTCCCTGCACTTCATCACCCTCGTGGGCACGCAGGGCCGACACGCCGGAGGAATCGGTAACGAGTTCGCCCAGATGTACAAGATCAAGTACAGCCGCGACGGGAGCCGCTGGATCTCGTGGAGGAACCGGCAGGGCGAGCAG GTGATCGAAGGGAACAGGAACACCTACGACATTGTGCTCAAGGACCTGGAGCCGCCCATCATCGCTCGCTTCGTGCGCTTCATGCCCGTCACGGATCACTCCATGAACGTCTGCATGAGGGTGGAGCTGTACGGCTGCGAATGGCTCG ATGGGCTGGTGTCCTACAACGCTCCAGCGGGGGAGCAGATGAACTtgccttcatttcctgtttatgtCAACGACTCGGTCTACGATGGGGCTGTCACCCACAG CATGACCGAGGGTTTGGGTCAGCTAACCGATGGAGTCTTTGGTCTGGATGATTTTACAAGCAGCCACGTCTACAAGGCCTGGCCGGGCTATGACTATGTGGGCTGGAGCAACGAGAGCTTCCCTGGCGGTTATGTGGAAATCATGTTTGAGTTCGACCGCATTCGAAACTTCACCACCATGAAA GTTCACTGCAGCAACATGTTCTCCCACCACGTCAAGGCCTTCCGCCAGGTGTTGTGTCACTTCCGCTCCGAATCGGACTGGGAACCCTCACCCCTGCTCTTCAGTCCCGCGGTGGACGAGGAGAACCCCAGCGCCCGTTTTGTCACTGTCAGCTTAGCCAATCACATGGCCAGTGCCATCAAGTGCCAGTTCTACTTTGCTGACACCTGGATGCTGTTCAGTGAGATCACCTTTCAGTCAG ATACAGCCATGTACAACACAACACTGGCTCCACCCAAGGCAGGACTTCCACCCAACATACCACCAG ATGACCCCACCCACAAGGTGGATGACAGTAACACCCGCATTCTGATTGGTTGCTTGGTggccatcatcttcatcctggtGGCTATTATTGTCATCATGCTGTGGAGACAGGTGTGGCAGAAGATGCTGGAGAAG GCCTCTCGCAGGATGCTGGATGATGAGCTAATCACTAGTCTGTCAATACAGAGTGAGACGTTCGTCTACAATCACAACCAGTCGAGTGCTGCCAGTGAGCAGGAGTCCAACTCCCCCTACGAACGCATCTTCCCCCTGGGTTCTGACTACCAGGAGCCGTCGCGCTTCATCAGCAAGCTGCCAGAGTTTGCCCAGACTTCAGAAGAGGCCG CTTCTACCAGCGCTGCTGCCTCTAAATCCACCACCGCTACTGTAGCCCAAGATGGAGTCCCTCACTATGCAGAGGCTGACGTCGTCAACCTGCAGGGAGTGACCGGGAGCAACACGTATGCCATCCCTGCGTTGACCATGGACCTGTTGTCAGGGAAGGACGTTGCTGTGGAGGAGTTTCCACGCAAGATGCTGACATTTAAAGAGAAGCTGGGGGAAGGCCAGTTTGGAGAG GTCCACCTGTGTGAAGCAGAGGGAATGCAAAAGTTCATGGATAAAGAGTTTTTATTCGACGTCCCTGAAGACCAGCTGGTCTTAGTGGCTGTGAAGATGCTCCGGTCGGACGCCAACAAAAATGCAAG GAGCGATTTCCTGAAAGAGATAAAGATCATGTCGCGTTTGAAGGACCCCAACATCATTCGGCTGCTGGCTGTGTGCATCTGCAGCGACCCTCTCTGTATGATCACGGAGTACATGGAGAACGGAGACCTCAACCAGTTCCTGTCTCGCCACGAGCCAGAGGGACAACTTGCTCTGATAAGCAACGCACCTACCGTGAG CTTCAGTAATCTGTGCTACATGGCGGCTCAGATAGCCTCAGGGATGAAGTACCTCTCCTCCTTGAACTTCGTCCATCGAGACCTGGCAACACGTAATTGTCTGGTGGGCAAAAACTTCACTATAAAAATCGCTGACTTCGGCATGAGCAGAAATCTGTACAGCGGAGACTACTATCGAATCCAGGGGAGGGCGGTACTGCCCATACGCTGGATGTCATGGGAGAGCATCTTGCTG GGCAAGTTTACCACAGCCAGCGACGTGTGGGCTTTTGGGGTGACCCTGTGGGAGATACTGAACTTCTGCAAGGAGCAGCCATACTCTCAGCTCACGGACGAGCAGGTGATAGAAAACACCGGCGAGTTCTTCAGGGACCAGAAACGTCAG ATCTACCTTCCCCAGCCGGGGCTGTGTCCAGACTCTCTCTACAAGATGAtgctgagctgctggaggaggaacacaAAGGAACGTCCCTCCTTCCAGGAAATACACAGAGCCCTTTTGGAATAG
- the ddr2a gene encoding discoidin domain-containing receptor 2 isoform X1 — protein sequence MKHLRHLHLLLLVLHLLAAARSQVNPGVCRYPLGMSGGQIQDEDISASSQWSESTAARYGRLDFEEGDGAWCPEITVEPDNLKEFLQIDLRSLHFITLVGTQGRHAGGIGNEFAQMYKIKYSRDGSRWISWRNRQGEQVIEGNRNTYDIVLKDLEPPIIARFVRFMPVTDHSMNVCMRVELYGCEWLDGLVSYNAPAGEQMNLPSFPVYVNDSVYDGAVTHSMTEGLGQLTDGVFGLDDFTSSHVYKAWPGYDYVGWSNESFPGGYVEIMFEFDRIRNFTTMKVHCSNMFSHHVKAFRQVLCHFRSESDWEPSPLLFSPAVDEENPSARFVTVSLANHMASAIKCQFYFADTWMLFSEITFQSDTAMYNTTLAPPKAGLPPNIPPEDDPTHKVDDSNTRILIGCLVAIIFILVAIIVIMLWRQVWQKMLEKASRRMLDDELITSLSIQSETFVYNHNQSSAASEQESNSPYERIFPLGSDYQEPSRFISKLPEFAQTSEEAASTSAAASKSTTATVAQDGVPHYAEADVVNLQGVTGSNTYAIPALTMDLLSGKDVAVEEFPRKMLTFKEKLGEGQFGEVHLCEAEGMQKFMDKEFLFDVPEDQLVLVAVKMLRSDANKNARSDFLKEIKIMSRLKDPNIIRLLAVCICSDPLCMITEYMENGDLNQFLSRHEPEGQLALISNAPTVSFSNLCYMAAQIASGMKYLSSLNFVHRDLATRNCLVGKNFTIKIADFGMSRNLYSGDYYRIQGRAVLPIRWMSWESILLGKFTTASDVWAFGVTLWEILNFCKEQPYSQLTDEQVIENTGEFFRDQKRQIYLPQPGLCPDSLYKMMLSCWRRNTKERPSFQEIHRALLE from the exons ATGAAGCACCTGCGgcatcttcacctcctcctgctggtccTTCACCTGTTGGCAGCGGCGAGGTCGCAGGTCAACCCAG gtgtgtgtcGCTATCCTCTGGGCATGTCCGGAGGACAGATACAGGACGAGGACATCTCTGCTTCCAGTCAGTGGTCTGAATCCACGGCTGCTCGATACGGCAG GTTGGACTTCGAGGAGGGCGATGGCGCGTGGTGTCCAGAGATAACAGTGGAGCCGGACAACCTGAAGGAGTTCCTCCAGATCGACCTGCGCTCCCTGCACTTCATCACCCTCGTGGGCACGCAGGGCCGACACGCCGGAGGAATCGGTAACGAGTTCGCCCAGATGTACAAGATCAAGTACAGCCGCGACGGGAGCCGCTGGATCTCGTGGAGGAACCGGCAGGGCGAGCAG GTGATCGAAGGGAACAGGAACACCTACGACATTGTGCTCAAGGACCTGGAGCCGCCCATCATCGCTCGCTTCGTGCGCTTCATGCCCGTCACGGATCACTCCATGAACGTCTGCATGAGGGTGGAGCTGTACGGCTGCGAATGGCTCG ATGGGCTGGTGTCCTACAACGCTCCAGCGGGGGAGCAGATGAACTtgccttcatttcctgtttatgtCAACGACTCGGTCTACGATGGGGCTGTCACCCACAG CATGACCGAGGGTTTGGGTCAGCTAACCGATGGAGTCTTTGGTCTGGATGATTTTACAAGCAGCCACGTCTACAAGGCCTGGCCGGGCTATGACTATGTGGGCTGGAGCAACGAGAGCTTCCCTGGCGGTTATGTGGAAATCATGTTTGAGTTCGACCGCATTCGAAACTTCACCACCATGAAA GTTCACTGCAGCAACATGTTCTCCCACCACGTCAAGGCCTTCCGCCAGGTGTTGTGTCACTTCCGCTCCGAATCGGACTGGGAACCCTCACCCCTGCTCTTCAGTCCCGCGGTGGACGAGGAGAACCCCAGCGCCCGTTTTGTCACTGTCAGCTTAGCCAATCACATGGCCAGTGCCATCAAGTGCCAGTTCTACTTTGCTGACACCTGGATGCTGTTCAGTGAGATCACCTTTCAGTCAG ATACAGCCATGTACAACACAACACTGGCTCCACCCAAGGCAGGACTTCCACCCAACATACCACCAG AAGATGACCCCACCCACAAGGTGGATGACAGTAACACCCGCATTCTGATTGGTTGCTTGGTggccatcatcttcatcctggtGGCTATTATTGTCATCATGCTGTGGAGACAGGTGTGGCAGAAGATGCTGGAGAAG GCCTCTCGCAGGATGCTGGATGATGAGCTAATCACTAGTCTGTCAATACAGAGTGAGACGTTCGTCTACAATCACAACCAGTCGAGTGCTGCCAGTGAGCAGGAGTCCAACTCCCCCTACGAACGCATCTTCCCCCTGGGTTCTGACTACCAGGAGCCGTCGCGCTTCATCAGCAAGCTGCCAGAGTTTGCCCAGACTTCAGAAGAGGCCG CTTCTACCAGCGCTGCTGCCTCTAAATCCACCACCGCTACTGTAGCCCAAGATGGAGTCCCTCACTATGCAGAGGCTGACGTCGTCAACCTGCAGGGAGTGACCGGGAGCAACACGTATGCCATCCCTGCGTTGACCATGGACCTGTTGTCAGGGAAGGACGTTGCTGTGGAGGAGTTTCCACGCAAGATGCTGACATTTAAAGAGAAGCTGGGGGAAGGCCAGTTTGGAGAG GTCCACCTGTGTGAAGCAGAGGGAATGCAAAAGTTCATGGATAAAGAGTTTTTATTCGACGTCCCTGAAGACCAGCTGGTCTTAGTGGCTGTGAAGATGCTCCGGTCGGACGCCAACAAAAATGCAAG GAGCGATTTCCTGAAAGAGATAAAGATCATGTCGCGTTTGAAGGACCCCAACATCATTCGGCTGCTGGCTGTGTGCATCTGCAGCGACCCTCTCTGTATGATCACGGAGTACATGGAGAACGGAGACCTCAACCAGTTCCTGTCTCGCCACGAGCCAGAGGGACAACTTGCTCTGATAAGCAACGCACCTACCGTGAG CTTCAGTAATCTGTGCTACATGGCGGCTCAGATAGCCTCAGGGATGAAGTACCTCTCCTCCTTGAACTTCGTCCATCGAGACCTGGCAACACGTAATTGTCTGGTGGGCAAAAACTTCACTATAAAAATCGCTGACTTCGGCATGAGCAGAAATCTGTACAGCGGAGACTACTATCGAATCCAGGGGAGGGCGGTACTGCCCATACGCTGGATGTCATGGGAGAGCATCTTGCTG GGCAAGTTTACCACAGCCAGCGACGTGTGGGCTTTTGGGGTGACCCTGTGGGAGATACTGAACTTCTGCAAGGAGCAGCCATACTCTCAGCTCACGGACGAGCAGGTGATAGAAAACACCGGCGAGTTCTTCAGGGACCAGAAACGTCAG ATCTACCTTCCCCAGCCGGGGCTGTGTCCAGACTCTCTCTACAAGATGAtgctgagctgctggaggaggaacacaAAGGAACGTCCCTCCTTCCAGGAAATACACAGAGCCCTTTTGGAATAG
- the ddr2a gene encoding discoidin domain-containing receptor 2 isoform X3 encodes MKHLRHLHLLLLVLHLLAAARSQVNPGVCRYPLGMSGGQIQDEDISASSQWSESTAARYGRLDFEEGDGAWCPEITVEPDNLKEFLQIDLRSLHFITLVGTQGRHAGGIGNEFAQMYKIKYSRDGSRWISWRNRQGEQVIEGNRNTYDIVLKDLEPPIIARFVRFMPVTDHSMNVCMRVELYGCEWLDGLVSYNAPAGEQMNLPSFPVYVNDSVYDGAVTHSMTEGLGQLTDGVFGLDDFTSSHVYKAWPGYDYVGWSNESFPGGYVEIMFEFDRIRNFTTMKVHCSNMFSHHVKAFRQVLCHFRSESDWEPSPLLFSPAVDEENPSARFVTVSLANHMASAIKCQFYFADTWMLFSEITFQSDTAMYNTTLAPPKAGLPPNIPPEDDPTHKVDDSNTRILIGCLVAIIFILVAIIVIMLWRQVWQKMLEKSETFVYNHNQSSAASEQESNSPYERIFPLGSDYQEPSRFISKLPEFAQTSEEAASTSAAASKSTTATVAQDGVPHYAEADVVNLQGVTGSNTYAIPALTMDLLSGKDVAVEEFPRKMLTFKEKLGEGQFGEVHLCEAEGMQKFMDKEFLFDVPEDQLVLVAVKMLRSDANKNARSDFLKEIKIMSRLKDPNIIRLLAVCICSDPLCMITEYMENGDLNQFLSRHEPEGQLALISNAPTVSFSNLCYMAAQIASGMKYLSSLNFVHRDLATRNCLVGKNFTIKIADFGMSRNLYSGDYYRIQGRAVLPIRWMSWESILLGKFTTASDVWAFGVTLWEILNFCKEQPYSQLTDEQVIENTGEFFRDQKRQIYLPQPGLCPDSLYKMMLSCWRRNTKERPSFQEIHRALLE; translated from the exons ATGAAGCACCTGCGgcatcttcacctcctcctgctggtccTTCACCTGTTGGCAGCGGCGAGGTCGCAGGTCAACCCAG gtgtgtgtcGCTATCCTCTGGGCATGTCCGGAGGACAGATACAGGACGAGGACATCTCTGCTTCCAGTCAGTGGTCTGAATCCACGGCTGCTCGATACGGCAG GTTGGACTTCGAGGAGGGCGATGGCGCGTGGTGTCCAGAGATAACAGTGGAGCCGGACAACCTGAAGGAGTTCCTCCAGATCGACCTGCGCTCCCTGCACTTCATCACCCTCGTGGGCACGCAGGGCCGACACGCCGGAGGAATCGGTAACGAGTTCGCCCAGATGTACAAGATCAAGTACAGCCGCGACGGGAGCCGCTGGATCTCGTGGAGGAACCGGCAGGGCGAGCAG GTGATCGAAGGGAACAGGAACACCTACGACATTGTGCTCAAGGACCTGGAGCCGCCCATCATCGCTCGCTTCGTGCGCTTCATGCCCGTCACGGATCACTCCATGAACGTCTGCATGAGGGTGGAGCTGTACGGCTGCGAATGGCTCG ATGGGCTGGTGTCCTACAACGCTCCAGCGGGGGAGCAGATGAACTtgccttcatttcctgtttatgtCAACGACTCGGTCTACGATGGGGCTGTCACCCACAG CATGACCGAGGGTTTGGGTCAGCTAACCGATGGAGTCTTTGGTCTGGATGATTTTACAAGCAGCCACGTCTACAAGGCCTGGCCGGGCTATGACTATGTGGGCTGGAGCAACGAGAGCTTCCCTGGCGGTTATGTGGAAATCATGTTTGAGTTCGACCGCATTCGAAACTTCACCACCATGAAA GTTCACTGCAGCAACATGTTCTCCCACCACGTCAAGGCCTTCCGCCAGGTGTTGTGTCACTTCCGCTCCGAATCGGACTGGGAACCCTCACCCCTGCTCTTCAGTCCCGCGGTGGACGAGGAGAACCCCAGCGCCCGTTTTGTCACTGTCAGCTTAGCCAATCACATGGCCAGTGCCATCAAGTGCCAGTTCTACTTTGCTGACACCTGGATGCTGTTCAGTGAGATCACCTTTCAGTCAG ATACAGCCATGTACAACACAACACTGGCTCCACCCAAGGCAGGACTTCCACCCAACATACCACCAG AAGATGACCCCACCCACAAGGTGGATGACAGTAACACCCGCATTCTGATTGGTTGCTTGGTggccatcatcttcatcctggtGGCTATTATTGTCATCATGCTGTGGAGACAGGTGTGGCAGAAGATGCTGGAGAAG AGTGAGACGTTCGTCTACAATCACAACCAGTCGAGTGCTGCCAGTGAGCAGGAGTCCAACTCCCCCTACGAACGCATCTTCCCCCTGGGTTCTGACTACCAGGAGCCGTCGCGCTTCATCAGCAAGCTGCCAGAGTTTGCCCAGACTTCAGAAGAGGCCG CTTCTACCAGCGCTGCTGCCTCTAAATCCACCACCGCTACTGTAGCCCAAGATGGAGTCCCTCACTATGCAGAGGCTGACGTCGTCAACCTGCAGGGAGTGACCGGGAGCAACACGTATGCCATCCCTGCGTTGACCATGGACCTGTTGTCAGGGAAGGACGTTGCTGTGGAGGAGTTTCCACGCAAGATGCTGACATTTAAAGAGAAGCTGGGGGAAGGCCAGTTTGGAGAG GTCCACCTGTGTGAAGCAGAGGGAATGCAAAAGTTCATGGATAAAGAGTTTTTATTCGACGTCCCTGAAGACCAGCTGGTCTTAGTGGCTGTGAAGATGCTCCGGTCGGACGCCAACAAAAATGCAAG GAGCGATTTCCTGAAAGAGATAAAGATCATGTCGCGTTTGAAGGACCCCAACATCATTCGGCTGCTGGCTGTGTGCATCTGCAGCGACCCTCTCTGTATGATCACGGAGTACATGGAGAACGGAGACCTCAACCAGTTCCTGTCTCGCCACGAGCCAGAGGGACAACTTGCTCTGATAAGCAACGCACCTACCGTGAG CTTCAGTAATCTGTGCTACATGGCGGCTCAGATAGCCTCAGGGATGAAGTACCTCTCCTCCTTGAACTTCGTCCATCGAGACCTGGCAACACGTAATTGTCTGGTGGGCAAAAACTTCACTATAAAAATCGCTGACTTCGGCATGAGCAGAAATCTGTACAGCGGAGACTACTATCGAATCCAGGGGAGGGCGGTACTGCCCATACGCTGGATGTCATGGGAGAGCATCTTGCTG GGCAAGTTTACCACAGCCAGCGACGTGTGGGCTTTTGGGGTGACCCTGTGGGAGATACTGAACTTCTGCAAGGAGCAGCCATACTCTCAGCTCACGGACGAGCAGGTGATAGAAAACACCGGCGAGTTCTTCAGGGACCAGAAACGTCAG ATCTACCTTCCCCAGCCGGGGCTGTGTCCAGACTCTCTCTACAAGATGAtgctgagctgctggaggaggaacacaAAGGAACGTCCCTCCTTCCAGGAAATACACAGAGCCCTTTTGGAATAG